aatttttaaaaaaaaagcttctTTCATAAActtacttctttttttataaatgttacttaAAATGTTGCACTGTATGAAGTTGTACTATGACAAGTTTACATATagactaaaattattatgtagaaATTGACaacttaactatatatatttatataagttctGTGTAAATATGGCCACTTGTTAGCCACATAGCTACATAGctttatcatcatcataattgtTTCATTTACATCATTTATGATCAAAGGatgaaaaaattaacaaacaaagaCAAAAAGATATCTATATTTACATTATCCTTTTTGATTTAGTTGAGTTTTATtccttttaaatgtatttattgtaggTGCCCATACCTACATCGTACAGCAGGCGATACAGAACGTCGATATCATCTGCGCTACTACAAAACATGTATGTGTGTTCATGATACGGATGCTAGAGGACTTTGTACTAAGAATGGGGCACATTGTGCATTCGCACATGGTGCCCCTGATCTTCGCCCTCCAGTTTTGGACATGAGAGAACTCCAAGCACTGGAAAATCCTGATGGGACTGATGGTGATGCAGCAGCGCCCAATGCATTAGATAGAGAACGTAATGTAATGAATGAAGATCCAAAATGGCAAGGTAGTGTAAAGACAAGAaataagttgaaaataatacttGTTACCAAAGGTTTTATGTaccatttttgttaaaaaataaataacaaattatttaattctttaattattaaatttcttgctacagttgtttttcaatttatcgTGAACTGTCTTACAAtgtgtgaatatatattatttttttcagatacaaattatgtattatcaTCATATAAAACTGAACCATGTAAAAGACCACCTAGATTATGTAGACAAGGGTATGCTTGCCCTCAATATCACAATAGTAAAGTAAGTATTAATTTAGTTGCTctctgatatttatttatcatatacttGATAATATgaagaatttatattacttaatatacaatgttttataGTGATATAATCTTTTGCAGGACAAGCGTAGATcaccaagaaaatataaatatcgtagTACACCATGTCCTAATGTTAAACACGGTGAAGAGTGGGGTGAGCCTAGTAATTGTGAAGCTGGTGACGGTTGCGGTTATTGTCATACACGTACTGAGCAACAATTTCACCCTGAGATATATAAATCCACTAAGTGCAATGATGTTCAGCAAGCTGGCTACTGTCCTAGAGGACTGTTCTGTGCCTTTGCGCATGTcgaacgtaaatatatatttttttataactttttatccaAATTGCCTCTGGATTGCTTAATTATTCGATGATTGGCATgactatatacattttttatatgatgcAGCGGAAGATTTGACCGGGGCTCGTGAACTTGCCGCGCCACTCGAATGCGGCACTAATCTCGCAGATCTTTTGTCATCGGCACTGCCAGACAAGAAGGGCGAAGTCAGCGTACTCGGCGCCCTCGGGCTCGAGCGGCGACCACACTCGCCCGCGCCTCACGCTAATGGGTCCGGCGACGGCTCCGAGTGCGCTTCCACCTCTTCCGGCGGCTCCAGCGGCGGCCGCGCTCCAGCTCGTGGTCTGCTGCCACTTGCGTCCGCGACGCTCGATCTCGACAAGCCGCAGCCCGCCTGGCCCCCGCGCGCCACCTTCGACGCGACCGTGCTGCAGGAGGTAGTCGGCAATGCGCTCGACGACCTCCACCTGGACGATCCGCGCAATCTCGTCGCGTCGCTCGACCGCGATCTCTCCGACGGCGAGGGACTACTCGGGGGCTCGGCCCCCGTCAACATTCCGTCGGCGCGGTCCGCACTCCGCGGCTTCAGCCCGCCTCCCGGCGGGTCGCCGCTGCCGCCCTTCCTGCGCTACACGCCCAACGACACGGAGCGCCTCTTCAACTCGCACGCGATCAAGGCGGGCAGCTTCGGCGCCTCGGGCGCAGGGCCGTTCGAGTTCGGAGCCGCGTCGCCGTCGGCGCCCGGCGAGCTGTCGCGCCTGCGCGAGGAGGTGGTGGCGTCGCGCGCCGCGGCCGCGCGCTGGGACGAGCGCATCGCGCAGGCGCGCTCGGCGTGCGAGGCGTGGCAGCGCGAGTCGGACGAGGCGCAGCGCAAGGCGGCGCTGGCCGAGCGGCAGCGCGACGAGGCGCTGGCGCACGCGCTGGCGCTGAAGCGCGAGCTGGAGGCGGctcgcgcgccgcgccgcgagCTGCGCGGGCTGCCGCTGACGGCGCTGAAGGCCATGCAGGTGCAGGCGCGCACCGACCTGGAGGAGATCGAGAAAGTACTGTACCTGGAGACGGCTACCAAGTGTATGGTGTGTGAGGAGCAGCCGCGCAGCGTGACGCTGGCGCCCTGCAACCACTACGTGCTGTGCGAGGCGTGCGCGGCCACTTCCAAGGAGTGTCCGTACTGCCAGACGCCCGTGCAGCACCACCAGTGAGGCGAGGTGACGTAGTGCGGCGGCCCGCTGATGACACCGCGCTGCCACTATCTTTTTGAACTGAAACTTTTCTAAGTTGTAACCCTAATGACTTACGTCTGatcttttaattctaaaatggaATGTTCTATGTTTTCTATACATATTACCTCTTTTTACGCGAACTTTACAGATAAATTATGTCTAGATCGTGTAGTCGTCGGGCCGCCTCCGTAGTAGCTCTCTACTCGTTTTTATcgcaaaaaattataattataaaaattatgttctgAGCTATCTATAAAtgctaaatttaaatctttccttaatatttttatatatgggTACATTGAAGTGTAATATcagatgataataattataggatatatttaactttagtgAAGAGCAAGACTTATTCTGgtaaatttattgaatgaaatgaTGTGCAGGATTAGGATTTTCAAATTTACTGCCACtgacattgtatttaatattgagcGACATCGCGACCCGCGTTGCACTGTATGAATACAACTATTAAACTgacatgattattataaaagtgaacACTCAAGGAAATAACGAATATTGatagaatatattaagaaatgtttaCCTTTTTTCTActcttatagtatatttttaacgatagAACAGCAAATTATGTGTAACCAAAATAAGAatcgtttatatattatctaatagGGTATAGCTTCAGAATGtttttaaacaatgttattaattatggtGAAGGAATATACACACCAAaggtaaataatgaatattgatAAATGATTGTTTAAATGCAGATgcgtacatttttataattgtctatttaaaatatagtgatttctgaaatatttttcataaacaaatacaatgttattattacctAGGGCATGATAACAATTAGGTTTGACGTTACAGGTTAATATGCTTTCGATGTCTGATAAGTTTCGTTTAGACGTGTATTAGTGTACTCGTTGCTTTtctcatataaattatacgaatataGCTATTTACGAGACCTTATATTGAACTTAATAAGAAATTCTTTAATcgacattagaaaataaaactgtgtttaaaataaaaaatataaaaaacgaacCAAATATCAACAAAAGTGCTTGACCGTAGCGTATAACATTGGACACAGGAATATTTTCGCAATAATCAGTTGTTTAAATGTTCTATAGTTGTTTGTAGTACAGAAACAGCACCCGTGTGAAAATATACCTGAGTGTgatttatttaaacgaaattatgtattattttagcaTTAACATAGACGTTGATgcaatgataattaaaataggaTTAGGGTATTGACTTTGAATTGTACGGAAGCGGtagatttagttttatattcgaAGAGTTTTTGCATGTTCATAGAAagtctatatctatctatattgaCTATTTAAAAAACTGTATGAGTTTAAATTGACAAGTATTGTTGTTTCTACACTTGGCTAAACTTAAACATCATATATTATAGCTTCCTTCGTTTCGGCACATTAGCCTGGACCAATATCGGTTTGACCTAATCAGTATGCAATCTTATATTTACGATTCAAGaaaaaacttacttttttatgtgAAAGATATTGcccaaatatttaacatttttctcGTCTGTTGAGGGcacttttatataaagtaattataaatatcatattccaAGCCAAATTAACAGTCTTGTATTGTGTTTCGGCTTTAACCAATACGTTTGGTTGtagttgattattattatttaatcgaaaGGAAAACATCATCAAAATGAAGTAGGAGTAATGTCTCGATTAGATCGTTGAGTGCATTTTATGTACATTCCCATAACGTAGAAGTTTTTTTGTTGTGATACATTGAATTGActgcattttttttactttttattattaaccatttcatttttttaaaatgatttatgacAAAGTTAACTCGTAGTTTCGAGTgagatttgaaaaatatttggaattctgttatattattcgtataaattagaatttaatttaataattttgtttttatctttaaactcttacattacattacttaTACATCTTTTTGGAATCCATTGTAACGaaataggtattttaaaaatgtatgaattacattttgaaaatcgaattgcATTGTTCCAGTTGTAAAgacaaatatatgtacatatataacagaATTATGAGAATATCTACAAATACTGGCTTGTAATTATCAGTAATGGTCGTTAGTAGTTGCGTGATCTTCTGGAACTAACGTTGTATCGGATGAACCTAAACTGTTGCTGTGACCAATACTAATCCTTTAAaccactatatttaatattggatGCACAAGTTGACAAATCCGACATAATTTTGGATAATTTCAGTGGTAGCTTTTCGTTGTACACAATACTTTGGTGATATTCTTCTGAATTAGGAGCAACTTTTGCAATTAGAtagcattaatattttttgtcaaaataatttacacaaacCAACGCCTGTGTCACAAATGCTTGTTCTTGTAGCTTCAATATTTCGTTAGTGGAGACGCAGCTTTAGACCAATGTAGATTCCGTCATGATTTGAACTTTTGTTCTTGTCTAAATAGgatgaataatttatgtttgattACGTTGTAATAACAAAAGTAAGATGCGTCTGATGTggtgttaaaataaatgtaatggaATTGTGCAATTACCAACGATCATTCGAACACAGATCAGACTCGCTCGCCGTACGGGTGCATTTCGTTCTCatcaataaatacaatgttGTCTTATCACGGAATacgttttaaaatgattatattataaatgactttTTTCAAGTGAAGAAACGGAACCGCTTATCTGAGatttaagtttgtataaaaacagCCAGTTGTTATTCCACTATTtaacgtttttgttttattttatatttttaaacgttgactAATAGAGAGTAAGCATCGATTGTCGAATCTATTGATTTTCAATTTccttttactaaatacatacataaaccttgtttttttttttggttaaaatgtttatctttgtttaaattaagaaataagaatctatgatgaaaaaaaatatatactcgtaaTCTTAAAAGCTACCTTTATAAACTAACgcattttatagattttttctaatttttctacaatttaaaatattcatatttatatattttgaaaaataataaaatcttagttttgtttttttgtatcggtatatagtaatagtaataacaaattgaatttagaataatatttagatgTAAGTAGCGTTTTCAAATTGTATTGGACATTACTTTAAGAGTAGTTCGCAAGCATCGTGCATTGTAATCGGAAGCAATACAACCACAACCGCCTTTTActcgataatattatatacatatttattgggGTGACCggacgttattattattattattatataggtgTTGAATTCCTTATCATTGAGATCAGCGAGAGGAACAAAGAGAGCATACAAAGGACGGTCCCCTTTACCTAAATGTCGATACGGCACATTTTGTCAAGGTCTGAGCATGCACGCTTTTACGTATGTGTGTATTGTGTTAGTGTAGGAACAGCCTGATGGAGGATTGACGACTTGTGAAAGTACAGGCTAAAGTTTATCCCTTTTACTATATTTCGTATTttccaatttttaataataaaatatttataaaaagatatttaacaCAACGGCTTATTGTCAAAACTTACATTACGATATGTACTGTCATGTTAGAATTCGgagtaaaaagtaaagatattTTCACTAATATTTCTCTAGT
This genomic stretch from Vanessa tameamea isolate UH-Manoa-2023 chromosome 9, ilVanTame1 primary haplotype, whole genome shotgun sequence harbors:
- the LOC113396936 gene encoding putative E3 ubiquitin-protein ligase UNKL isoform X2, coding for MPSESKPLLTAQTEKPNHYKYLKEFRVEQCPSFLQHKCTQHRPFTCFHWHFNNQRRRRPVRKRDGTFNYSADNYCTKYNETSGICEDGDECPYLHRTAGDTERRYHLRYYKTCMCVHDTDARGLCTKNGAHCAFAHGAPDLRPPVLDMRELQALENPDGTDGDAAAPNALDRERNVMNEDPKWQDTNYVLSSYKTEPCKRPPRLCRQGYACPQYHNSKDKRRSPRKYKYRSTPCPNVKHGEEWGEPSNCEAGDGCGYCHTRTEQQFHPEIYKSTKCNDVQQAGYCPRGLFCAFAHVEPEDLTGARELAAPLECGTNLADLLSSALPDKKGEVSVLGALGLERRPHSPAPHANGSGDGSECASTSSGGSSGGRAPARGLLPLASATLDLDKPQPAWPPRATFDATVLQEVVGNALDDLHLDDPRNLVASLDRDLSDGEGLLGGSAPVNIPSARSALRGFSPPPGGSPLPPFLRYTPNDTERLFNSHAIKAGSFGASGAGPFEFGAASPSAPGELSRLREEVVASRAAAARWDERIAQARSACEAWQRESDEAQRKAALAERQRDEALAHALALKRELEAARAPRRELRGLPLTALKAMQVQARTDLEEIEKVLYLETATKCMVCEEQPRSVTLAPCNHYVLCEACAATSKECPYCQTPVQHHQ
- the LOC113396936 gene encoding putative E3 ubiquitin-protein ligase UNKL isoform X1, coding for MPSESKPLLTAQTEKPNHYNPAISFHRYLKEFRVEQCPSFLQHKCTQHRPFTCFHWHFNNQRRRRPVRKRDGTFNYSADNYCTKYNETSGICEDGDECPYLHRTAGDTERRYHLRYYKTCMCVHDTDARGLCTKNGAHCAFAHGAPDLRPPVLDMRELQALENPDGTDGDAAAPNALDRERNVMNEDPKWQDTNYVLSSYKTEPCKRPPRLCRQGYACPQYHNSKDKRRSPRKYKYRSTPCPNVKHGEEWGEPSNCEAGDGCGYCHTRTEQQFHPEIYKSTKCNDVQQAGYCPRGLFCAFAHVEPEDLTGARELAAPLECGTNLADLLSSALPDKKGEVSVLGALGLERRPHSPAPHANGSGDGSECASTSSGGSSGGRAPARGLLPLASATLDLDKPQPAWPPRATFDATVLQEVVGNALDDLHLDDPRNLVASLDRDLSDGEGLLGGSAPVNIPSARSALRGFSPPPGGSPLPPFLRYTPNDTERLFNSHAIKAGSFGASGAGPFEFGAASPSAPGELSRLREEVVASRAAAARWDERIAQARSACEAWQRESDEAQRKAALAERQRDEALAHALALKRELEAARAPRRELRGLPLTALKAMQVQARTDLEEIEKVLYLETATKCMVCEEQPRSVTLAPCNHYVLCEACAATSKECPYCQTPVQHHQ